One genomic segment of Camelus ferus isolate YT-003-E chromosome 19, BCGSAC_Cfer_1.0, whole genome shotgun sequence includes these proteins:
- the UCKL1 gene encoding uridine-cytidine kinase-like 1 isoform X9, translating into MAAPPASADAPRQASPLPAAGDGPNRPEGKTETACEDRSNAESLDRLLPTVGAGRSPRKRTTSQCKSEPPLLRTSKRTIYTAGRPPWYNEHGTQSKEAFAIGLGGGSASGKTTVARMIIEALDVPWVVLLSMDSFYKVLTRQQQEQAAHNNFNFDHPDAFDFDLIISTLKKLKQGKSVKVPIYDFTTHSRKKDWKTLYGANVIIFEGIMAFADKTLLELLDMKIFVDTDSDIRLVRRLRRDISERGRDIEGVIKQYNKFVKPAFDQYIQPTMRVADIVVPRGSGNTVAIDLIVQHVHSQLEEGCASLGAPVPPPAPDAECPQKHAAGAGHAHHHQDCVVQTPQGQDYAGKCYAGKQITGVSILRAGETMEPALRAVCKDVRIGTILIQTNQLTGEPELHYLRLPKDISDDHVILMDCTVSTGAAAMMAVRVLLDHDVPEDKIFLLSLLMAEMGVHSVAYAFPRVRIITTAVDKRVNDLFRIIPGIGNFGDRYFGTDAVPDGSDEEEGGSAG; encoded by the exons ATGGCTGCGCCCCCGGCCTCGGCCGACGCCCCCCGCCAGGCCTCGCCGCTCCCCGCGGCTGGAGACGGGCCGAATCGGCCAGAGGGGAAGACCGAGACCGCGTGCGAGGACCG CAGCAACGCAGAATCCTTGGACAGGCTCCTCCCCACCGTGGGTGCTGGGCGCTCGCCCCGGAAGCGCACCACTAGCCAGTGCAAGTCTGAGCCGCCCCTGCTGCGCACAAGTAAGCGCACCATCTACACGGCGGGGCGGCCGCCCTGGTACAACGAGCATGGCACACAGTCCAAGGAGGCCTTCGCCATCG GCCTGGGAGGTGGCAGTGCCTCTGGGAAGACCACTGTAGCTAGAATGATCATCGAGGCCCTGGATGTGCCCTGGGTGGTCTTGCTGTCCATGGACTCCTTCTACAAG GTGCTCaccaggcagcagcaggagcaggccGCCCACAACAACTTCAACTTTGACCACCCAGATGCCTTTGACTTCGACCTTATCATCTCCACTCTCAAGAAGCTGAAGCAGGGCAAGAGTGTCAAGGTGCCCATCTATGACTTCACCACTCACAGCCGGAAGAAGGACTGG AAAACGCTCTACGGTGCAAATGTCATCATCTTTGAGGGCATCATGGCCTTTGCTGACAAGACGCTGCTGGAG ctcctggaCATGAAGATCTTTGTGGACACGGACTCTGACATCCGCCTTGTGCGGCGGCTGCGCCGAGATATCAGCGAGCGGGGCCGGGACATCGAGGGTGTCATCAAGCAGTACAACAAGTTTGTGAAGCCAGCCTTTGACCAGTACATCCAGCCCACCATGCGCGTGGCGGACATTGTGGTGCCCCGGG GGAGCGGAAACACGGTGGCCATCGACCTCATTGTGCAGCATGTGCACAGCCAGCTGGAGGAG ggctgcGCTAGCCTCGGCGCACCAGTGCCACCCCCTGCCCCGGACGCTGAGTGTCCTCAAAAGCACGCCGCAGGTGCGGGGCATGCACACCATCATCAG GACTGCGTGGTTCAGACCCCACAAGGGCAAGACTACGCGGGCAAGTGCTATGCCGGGAAGCAG ATCACAGGTGTGTCCATCCTGCGGGCGGGAGAGACCATGGAACCCGCGCTGCGGGCCGTGTGCAAGGATGTGCGCATCGGTACCATTCTCATCCAGACCAACCAGCTCACCGGGGAGCCCGAG CTCCACTACCTGCGGCTCCCCAAGGACATTAGCGATGACCACGTTATCCTGATGGACTGCACCGTGTCCACCGGCGCTGCGGCCATGATGGCGGTGCGGGTGCTCCTG GACCACGACGTGCCTGAGGACAAGATCTTCCTGCTGTCGCTGCTCATGGCGGAGATGGGTGTCCACTCGGTGGCCTACGCATTCCCACGCGTGAGGATCATCACCACGGCGGTGGACAAGCGTGTCAACGATCTCTTCCGCATCATCCCTGGCATCG GGAACTTTGGCGACCGCTACTTCGGGACTGACGCCGTCCCCGACGGCAGTGATGAGGAGGAAGGGGGCTCCGCTGGTTAG
- the UCKL1 gene encoding uridine-cytidine kinase-like 1 isoform X4, whose amino-acid sequence MAAPPASADAPRQASPLPAAGDGPNRPEGKTETACEDRNAESLDRLLPTVGAGRSPRKRTTSQCKSEPPLLRTSKRTIYTAGRPPWYNEHGTQSKEAFAIGLGGGSASGKTTVARMIIEALDVPWVVLLSMDSFYKVLTRQQQEQAAHNNFNFDHPDAFDFDLIISTLKKLKQGKSVKVPIYDFTTHSRKKDWKTLYGANVIIFEGIMAFADKTLLELLDMKIFVDTDSDIRLVRRLRRDISERGRDIEGVIKQYNKFVKPAFDQYIQPTMRVADIVVPRGSGNTVAIDLIVQHVHSQLEERELSVRAALASAHQCHPLPRTLSVLKSTPQVRGMHTIIRDKETSRDEFIFYSKRLMRLLIEHALSFLPFQDCVVQTPQGQDYAGKCYAGKQITGVSILRAGETMEPALRAVCKDVRIGTILIQTNQLTGEPELHYLRLPKDISDDHVILMDCTVSTGAAAMMAVRVLLDHDVPEDKIFLLSLLMAEMGVHSVAYAFPRVRIITTAVDKRVNDLFRIIPGIGNFGDRYFGTDAVPDGSDEEEGGSAG is encoded by the exons ATGGCTGCGCCCCCGGCCTCGGCCGACGCCCCCCGCCAGGCCTCGCCGCTCCCCGCGGCTGGAGACGGGCCGAATCGGCCAGAGGGGAAGACCGAGACCGCGTGCGAGGACCG CAACGCAGAATCCTTGGACAGGCTCCTCCCCACCGTGGGTGCTGGGCGCTCGCCCCGGAAGCGCACCACTAGCCAGTGCAAGTCTGAGCCGCCCCTGCTGCGCACAAGTAAGCGCACCATCTACACGGCGGGGCGGCCGCCCTGGTACAACGAGCATGGCACACAGTCCAAGGAGGCCTTCGCCATCG GCCTGGGAGGTGGCAGTGCCTCTGGGAAGACCACTGTAGCTAGAATGATCATCGAGGCCCTGGATGTGCCCTGGGTGGTCTTGCTGTCCATGGACTCCTTCTACAAG GTGCTCaccaggcagcagcaggagcaggccGCCCACAACAACTTCAACTTTGACCACCCAGATGCCTTTGACTTCGACCTTATCATCTCCACTCTCAAGAAGCTGAAGCAGGGCAAGAGTGTCAAGGTGCCCATCTATGACTTCACCACTCACAGCCGGAAGAAGGACTGG AAAACGCTCTACGGTGCAAATGTCATCATCTTTGAGGGCATCATGGCCTTTGCTGACAAGACGCTGCTGGAG ctcctggaCATGAAGATCTTTGTGGACACGGACTCTGACATCCGCCTTGTGCGGCGGCTGCGCCGAGATATCAGCGAGCGGGGCCGGGACATCGAGGGTGTCATCAAGCAGTACAACAAGTTTGTGAAGCCAGCCTTTGACCAGTACATCCAGCCCACCATGCGCGTGGCGGACATTGTGGTGCCCCGGG GGAGCGGAAACACGGTGGCCATCGACCTCATTGTGCAGCATGTGCACAGCCAGCTGGAGGAG CGTGAGCTCAGTGTCAG ggctgcGCTAGCCTCGGCGCACCAGTGCCACCCCCTGCCCCGGACGCTGAGTGTCCTCAAAAGCACGCCGCAGGTGCGGGGCATGCACACCATCATCAG GGACAAGGAGACCAGCCGTGATGAGTTCATCTTCTACTCCAAGAGGTTGATGCGGCTGCTCATCGAGCACgcactctccttcctgcccttccag GACTGCGTGGTTCAGACCCCACAAGGGCAAGACTACGCGGGCAAGTGCTATGCCGGGAAGCAG ATCACAGGTGTGTCCATCCTGCGGGCGGGAGAGACCATGGAACCCGCGCTGCGGGCCGTGTGCAAGGATGTGCGCATCGGTACCATTCTCATCCAGACCAACCAGCTCACCGGGGAGCCCGAG CTCCACTACCTGCGGCTCCCCAAGGACATTAGCGATGACCACGTTATCCTGATGGACTGCACCGTGTCCACCGGCGCTGCGGCCATGATGGCGGTGCGGGTGCTCCTG GACCACGACGTGCCTGAGGACAAGATCTTCCTGCTGTCGCTGCTCATGGCGGAGATGGGTGTCCACTCGGTGGCCTACGCATTCCCACGCGTGAGGATCATCACCACGGCGGTGGACAAGCGTGTCAACGATCTCTTCCGCATCATCCCTGGCATCG GGAACTTTGGCGACCGCTACTTCGGGACTGACGCCGTCCCCGACGGCAGTGATGAGGAGGAAGGGGGCTCCGCTGGTTAG
- the UCKL1 gene encoding uridine-cytidine kinase-like 1 isoform X10, whose product MAAPPASADAPRQASPLPAAGDGPNRPEGKTETACEDRSNAESLDRLLPTVGAGRSPRKRTTSQCKSEPPLLRTSKRTIYTAGRPPWYNEHGTQSKEAFAIGLGGGSASGKTTVARMIIEALDVPWVVLLSMDSFYKVLTRQQQEQAAHNNFNFDHPDAFDFDLIISTLKKLKQGKSVKVPIYDFTTHSRKKDWKTLYGANVIIFEGIMAFADKTLLELLDMKIFVDTDSDIRLVRRLRRDISERGRDIEGVIKQYNKFVKPAFDQYIQPTMRVADIVVPRGSGNTVAIDLIVQHVHSQLEERELSVRGSCAGICEDRVLWSWCRLPVPALCAWPRLQAPPPHPQLLLLLPPGPGSRGTRPALPLPEGLKHHLGGRGRWGLAPVLSCFPRERCPEVGTSCPSWGLRFIRRLSPPTAKSCRRGSGPGGEGRLTPQPLLSV is encoded by the exons ATGGCTGCGCCCCCGGCCTCGGCCGACGCCCCCCGCCAGGCCTCGCCGCTCCCCGCGGCTGGAGACGGGCCGAATCGGCCAGAGGGGAAGACCGAGACCGCGTGCGAGGACCG CAGCAACGCAGAATCCTTGGACAGGCTCCTCCCCACCGTGGGTGCTGGGCGCTCGCCCCGGAAGCGCACCACTAGCCAGTGCAAGTCTGAGCCGCCCCTGCTGCGCACAAGTAAGCGCACCATCTACACGGCGGGGCGGCCGCCCTGGTACAACGAGCATGGCACACAGTCCAAGGAGGCCTTCGCCATCG GCCTGGGAGGTGGCAGTGCCTCTGGGAAGACCACTGTAGCTAGAATGATCATCGAGGCCCTGGATGTGCCCTGGGTGGTCTTGCTGTCCATGGACTCCTTCTACAAG GTGCTCaccaggcagcagcaggagcaggccGCCCACAACAACTTCAACTTTGACCACCCAGATGCCTTTGACTTCGACCTTATCATCTCCACTCTCAAGAAGCTGAAGCAGGGCAAGAGTGTCAAGGTGCCCATCTATGACTTCACCACTCACAGCCGGAAGAAGGACTGG AAAACGCTCTACGGTGCAAATGTCATCATCTTTGAGGGCATCATGGCCTTTGCTGACAAGACGCTGCTGGAG ctcctggaCATGAAGATCTTTGTGGACACGGACTCTGACATCCGCCTTGTGCGGCGGCTGCGCCGAGATATCAGCGAGCGGGGCCGGGACATCGAGGGTGTCATCAAGCAGTACAACAAGTTTGTGAAGCCAGCCTTTGACCAGTACATCCAGCCCACCATGCGCGTGGCGGACATTGTGGTGCCCCGGG GGAGCGGAAACACGGTGGCCATCGACCTCATTGTGCAGCATGTGCACAGCCAGCTGGAGGAG CGTGAGCTCAGTGTCAG AGGAAGCTGCGCTGGGATATGTGAGGACAGAGTGCTCTGGTCGTGGTGCCGCCTGCCTGTCCCTGCGCTGTGTGCCTGGCCTCGCCTGCaggcccctcccccccacccccagctcctcctcctgctccccccaggccctggcagcaGGGGCACTAGGCCAGCTTTGCCCCTTCCTGAGGGGCTCAAGCATCACCTGGGGGGAAGGGGTAGGTGGGGCTTGGCCCCAGTGCTCAGCTGTTTCCCCAGGGAGAGGTGTCCTGAGGTGGGGACCAGCTGCCCATCTTGGGGGCTGAGGTTCATCCGACGTCTGAGCCCTCCCACTGCCAAGTCCTGCAGGAGGGGATCTGGACCCGGTGGAGAGGGGAGGCTCACACCACAGCCCCTGCTTTCTGTCTAA
- the UCKL1 gene encoding uridine-cytidine kinase-like 1 isoform X1 has translation MAAPPASADAPRQASPLPAAGDGPNRPEGKTETACEDRSNAESLDRLLPTVGAGRSPRKRTTSQCKSEPPLLRTSKRTIYTAGRPPWYNEHGTQSKEAFAIGLGGGSASGKTTVARMIIEALDVPWVVLLSMDSFYKVLTRQQQEQAAHNNFNFDHPDAFDFDLIISTLKKLKQGKSVKVPIYDFTTHSRKKDWKTLYGANVIIFEGIMAFADKTLLELLDMKIFVDTDSDIRLVRRLRRDISERGRDIEGVIKQYNKFVKPAFDQYIQPTMRVADIVVPRGSGNTVAIDLIVQHVHSQLEERKLRWDMAALASAHQCHPLPRTLSVLKSTPQVRGMHTIIRDKETSRDEFIFYSKRLMRLLIEHALSFLPFQDCVVQTPQGQDYAGKCYAGKQITGVSILRAGETMEPALRAVCKDVRIGTILIQTNQLTGEPELHYLRLPKDISDDHVILMDCTVSTGAAAMMAVRVLLDHDVPEDKIFLLSLLMAEMGVHSVAYAFPRVRIITTAVDKRVNDLFRIIPGIGNFGDRYFGTDAVPDGSDEEEGGSAG, from the exons ATGGCTGCGCCCCCGGCCTCGGCCGACGCCCCCCGCCAGGCCTCGCCGCTCCCCGCGGCTGGAGACGGGCCGAATCGGCCAGAGGGGAAGACCGAGACCGCGTGCGAGGACCG CAGCAACGCAGAATCCTTGGACAGGCTCCTCCCCACCGTGGGTGCTGGGCGCTCGCCCCGGAAGCGCACCACTAGCCAGTGCAAGTCTGAGCCGCCCCTGCTGCGCACAAGTAAGCGCACCATCTACACGGCGGGGCGGCCGCCCTGGTACAACGAGCATGGCACACAGTCCAAGGAGGCCTTCGCCATCG GCCTGGGAGGTGGCAGTGCCTCTGGGAAGACCACTGTAGCTAGAATGATCATCGAGGCCCTGGATGTGCCCTGGGTGGTCTTGCTGTCCATGGACTCCTTCTACAAG GTGCTCaccaggcagcagcaggagcaggccGCCCACAACAACTTCAACTTTGACCACCCAGATGCCTTTGACTTCGACCTTATCATCTCCACTCTCAAGAAGCTGAAGCAGGGCAAGAGTGTCAAGGTGCCCATCTATGACTTCACCACTCACAGCCGGAAGAAGGACTGG AAAACGCTCTACGGTGCAAATGTCATCATCTTTGAGGGCATCATGGCCTTTGCTGACAAGACGCTGCTGGAG ctcctggaCATGAAGATCTTTGTGGACACGGACTCTGACATCCGCCTTGTGCGGCGGCTGCGCCGAGATATCAGCGAGCGGGGCCGGGACATCGAGGGTGTCATCAAGCAGTACAACAAGTTTGTGAAGCCAGCCTTTGACCAGTACATCCAGCCCACCATGCGCGTGGCGGACATTGTGGTGCCCCGGG GGAGCGGAAACACGGTGGCCATCGACCTCATTGTGCAGCATGTGCACAGCCAGCTGGAGGAG AGGAAGCTGCGCTGGGATAT ggctgcGCTAGCCTCGGCGCACCAGTGCCACCCCCTGCCCCGGACGCTGAGTGTCCTCAAAAGCACGCCGCAGGTGCGGGGCATGCACACCATCATCAG GGACAAGGAGACCAGCCGTGATGAGTTCATCTTCTACTCCAAGAGGTTGATGCGGCTGCTCATCGAGCACgcactctccttcctgcccttccag GACTGCGTGGTTCAGACCCCACAAGGGCAAGACTACGCGGGCAAGTGCTATGCCGGGAAGCAG ATCACAGGTGTGTCCATCCTGCGGGCGGGAGAGACCATGGAACCCGCGCTGCGGGCCGTGTGCAAGGATGTGCGCATCGGTACCATTCTCATCCAGACCAACCAGCTCACCGGGGAGCCCGAG CTCCACTACCTGCGGCTCCCCAAGGACATTAGCGATGACCACGTTATCCTGATGGACTGCACCGTGTCCACCGGCGCTGCGGCCATGATGGCGGTGCGGGTGCTCCTG GACCACGACGTGCCTGAGGACAAGATCTTCCTGCTGTCGCTGCTCATGGCGGAGATGGGTGTCCACTCGGTGGCCTACGCATTCCCACGCGTGAGGATCATCACCACGGCGGTGGACAAGCGTGTCAACGATCTCTTCCGCATCATCCCTGGCATCG GGAACTTTGGCGACCGCTACTTCGGGACTGACGCCGTCCCCGACGGCAGTGATGAGGAGGAAGGGGGCTCCGCTGGTTAG